In the genome of Rhodamnia argentea isolate NSW1041297 chromosome 3, ASM2092103v1, whole genome shotgun sequence, one region contains:
- the LOC115757590 gene encoding protein LPA3 isoform X1, giving the protein MPLSGAPGAGVASLFPLQKSHLSDRELVSCLTSWRKNSKIVRRDFRPLRSSASGESRSSVEVDVPFPRDYDELLEQAKQATELAICDNRQLMEIEFPTSGLDSVPGDGEGGIEMTGSMQLIREFCDQLVDSEKVTRTRIFFPEANEVKFARKSAFEGASFKLDYLTKPSFFEDFGFTEKVKMTDRVRPEDELFLVAYPYFNVNEMLVVEELYREAVANTGRKLIIFNGELDRIRSGYYPAFFYPKLAVLTKTLFPKMETVYYIHNFKGMKGGTLFRCYPGPWKVLRRVGNRYMTLHQQEAMPSLKEVALNILPSS; this is encoded by the exons ATGCCGTTATCCGGTGCACCTGGAGCAGGAGTTGCATCGCTTTTTCCGCTCCAAAAATCTCATCTTTCAGATAGAGAG CTGGTTAGTTGCTTGACTTCGTGGAGAAAAAACAGTAAGATTGTAAGAAGGGATTTCAGACCTTTGAGGAGTTCAGCATCTGGTGAAAGTCGTTCCTCTGTTGAGGTAGATGTGCCGTTTCCGAGGGACTACGATGAATTGCTTGAACAA GCTAAACAGGCAACCGAGTTGGCCATTTGTGACAACAGACAGTTAATG GAGATTGAATTTCCAACATCAGGACTAGATTCTGTCCCAG GTGATGGTGAAGGAGGAATAGAGATGACAGGAAGCATGCAGTTGATTCGTGAATTTTGCGACCAGTTGGTTGATTCTGAGAAGGTTACACGAACCAGAATT TTTTTCCCTGAGGCCAATGAAGTCAAATTCGCAAGAAAATCGGCTTTCGAAGGAGCTTCATTTAAGTTGGACTACCTAACCAAACCgtccttttttgaagatttcgGCTTTACTGAGAAAGTGAAAATGACAGACCGCGTGAGACCAGAAGATGAGCTATTTCTCGTCGCCTATCCCTATTTTAATGTCAATG AAATGCTTGTCGTGGAAGAGCTTTACAGAGAAGCTGTCGCGAACACAGGCAGAAAGCTTATTATATTCAATGGAGAACTCGACCGTATAAGGTCTGGAT ACTATCCTGCATTTTTCTATCCGAAGCTGGCAGTCCTTACAAAGACCCTTTTCCCAAAAATGGAGACTGTCTACTACATTCACAACTTCAAAGGAATGAAAGGAGGAACACTCTTCAG ATGCTACCCTGGCCCATGGAAGGTTCTCAGAAGAGTTGGAAACCGGTACATGACTTTGCATCAGCAGGAAGCGATGCCCTCCCTCAAGGAAGTCGCTTTGAACATTCTGCCCTCATCGTGA
- the LOC115757590 gene encoding uncharacterized protein LOC115757590 isoform X3 encodes MPLSGAPGAGVASLFPLQKSHLSDRELVSCLTSWRKNSKIVRRDFRPLRSSASGESRSSVEVDVPFPRDYDELLEQAKQATELAICDNRQLMEIEFPTSGLDSVPGDGEGGIEMTGSMQLIREFCDQLVDSEKVTRTRIVNFGFTEKVKMTDRVRPEDELFLVAYPYFNVNEMLVVEELYREAVANTGRKLIIFNGELDRIRSGYYPAFFYPKLAVLTKTLFPKMETVYYIHNFKGMKGGTLFRCYPGPWKVLRRVGNRYMTLHQQEAMPSLKEVALNILPSS; translated from the exons ATGCCGTTATCCGGTGCACCTGGAGCAGGAGTTGCATCGCTTTTTCCGCTCCAAAAATCTCATCTTTCAGATAGAGAG CTGGTTAGTTGCTTGACTTCGTGGAGAAAAAACAGTAAGATTGTAAGAAGGGATTTCAGACCTTTGAGGAGTTCAGCATCTGGTGAAAGTCGTTCCTCTGTTGAGGTAGATGTGCCGTTTCCGAGGGACTACGATGAATTGCTTGAACAA GCTAAACAGGCAACCGAGTTGGCCATTTGTGACAACAGACAGTTAATG GAGATTGAATTTCCAACATCAGGACTAGATTCTGTCCCAG GTGATGGTGAAGGAGGAATAGAGATGACAGGAAGCATGCAGTTGATTCGTGAATTTTGCGACCAGTTGGTTGATTCTGAGAAGGTTACACGAACCAGAATTGTGA atttcgGCTTTACTGAGAAAGTGAAAATGACAGACCGCGTGAGACCAGAAGATGAGCTATTTCTCGTCGCCTATCCCTATTTTAATGTCAATG AAATGCTTGTCGTGGAAGAGCTTTACAGAGAAGCTGTCGCGAACACAGGCAGAAAGCTTATTATATTCAATGGAGAACTCGACCGTATAAGGTCTGGAT ACTATCCTGCATTTTTCTATCCGAAGCTGGCAGTCCTTACAAAGACCCTTTTCCCAAAAATGGAGACTGTCTACTACATTCACAACTTCAAAGGAATGAAAGGAGGAACACTCTTCAG ATGCTACCCTGGCCCATGGAAGGTTCTCAGAAGAGTTGGAAACCGGTACATGACTTTGCATCAGCAGGAAGCGATGCCCTCCCTCAAGGAAGTCGCTTTGAACATTCTGCCCTCATCGTGA
- the LOC115757589 gene encoding scopoletin glucosyltransferase-like, with the protein MSSSSPPPPEILIVPFFGQGHLLPCMELCKHIAARNLRATLVISSNLSSSIPASLRHHHPLLQITEIPSSPLPPAEPGSDPMEAHRAHHSQMAQGLENILAPPRPDDPSPDRPVCAVLDVMMGWSAEIFAKYKIPTVGFFTSGACSAAMELAVWKGKVEDLKPGETCPLPGLPEDMALTASDLKRHPRGGPPHLRGGPRGGRGGGGRAPNSGSGPSSPMGVFGPKFMGPPEPGQQPPWVDESGSWIAILFHTCAELEGPFLDYLTRQVSKPVWGVGPLLPEQYWKSAGSLLHDREIRPNRQSSATEDEVIQWLDSKTQGSVLYVSFGSEVGPTAEEYPELAAALEESTRPFIWAIQYGAGRRGPPRTFLGGTPDSDEGYFPHGLDKKVGERGLIIRGWAPQLLILSHPSSGGFLSHCGWNSTVEAIGRGVPFLTWPIRGDQYYISKLVVDHLKIGHNVSDDMSKGVTRDDIGKGIERLMTDAGARERAAIIRTVFEHGFPASSAAALDAFRDFMISVYLS; encoded by the coding sequence ATGTCGTCctcatcgccgccgccgcctgagATCCTGATAGTGCCCTTCTTCGGCCAAGGCCACCTCCTCCCTTGCATGGAGCTCTGCAAGCACATCGCCGCCCGCAACTTGAGGGCCACTCTCGTCATCTCCTCCAACCTCTCCTCCTCCATCCCCGCCTccctccgccaccaccaccccctCCTCCAAATTACCGAGATACCCTCCTCGCCGCTCCCTCCTGCCGAGCCGGGATCCGACCCTATGGAGGCTCACCGGGCTCACCACTCCCAGATGGCTCAGGGGCTCGAGAACATCCTCGCGCCGCCCCGGCCCGACGATCCTAGCCCGGATCGGCCCGTCTGCGCGGTCCTCGACGTCATGATGGGGTGGAGTGCCGAGATCTTTGCCAAGTACAAGATTCCGACGGTTGGGTTCTTCACCTCCGGCGCGTGCTCGGCGGCGATGGAGCTCGCGGTCTGGAAGGGCAAGGTCGAGGATCTCAAGCCGGGCGAGACCTGCCCACTCCCAGGCCTCCCCGAAGACATGGCACTCACAGCGTCGGACCTCAAGCGCCACCCCAGGGGCGGACCGCCTCACCTCCGCGGCGGCCCCCGTGGCGGCAGAGGCGGCGGTGGACGAGCTCCAAATTCGGGATCCGGACCCTCCAGCCCGATGGGTGTTTTCGGGCCGAAGTTCATGGGCCCGCCTGAACCGGGCCAGCAGCCACCCTGGGTCGACGAGTCCGGCAGCTGGATCGCGATCCTGTTCCACACATGCGCTGAACTCGAGGGGCCGTTCCTCGACTACCTCACCCGCCAGGTCAGCAAGCCGGTCTGGGGCGTGGGGCCGCTCCTGCCTGAGCAGTACTGGAAGTCGGCCGGTTCGCTCCTTCACGACCGGGAGATCCGGCCGAACCGGCAGTCCAGCGCGACCGAGGATGAGGTCATCCAGTGGCTGGACTCCAAGACGCAGGGCTCGGTCTTATACGTCTCCTTCGGGTCCGAAGTGGGACCCACAGCGGAGGAGTACCCGGAGCTGGCGGCCGCGCTGGAGGAATCGACCCGGCCTTTCATATGGGCAATCCAATACGGGGCGGGCCGTCGGGGCCCGCCCAGGACGTTCCTGGGTGGGACGCCGGACTCGGACGAAGGCTACTTCCCTCACGGGCTGGATAAGAAGGTCGGAGAGAGGGGCCTGATCATACGCGGGTGGGCCCCGCAGCTGCTGATCCTAAGCCACCCGTCGTCGGGCGGGTTCTTGTCGCACTGCGGTTGGAACTCGACCGTCGAGGCAATCGGGCGCGGGGTCCCGTTCCTGACGTGGCCTATCAGGGGCGACCAGTACTACATCTCCAAGCTCGTGGTGGACCACCTGAAGATCGGACACAACGTGTCCGACGACATGTCGAAGGGGGTCACGAGGGACGACATAGGCAAGGGGATCGAGAGGCTGATGACCGACGCGGGGGCGCGGGAGAGGGCCGCGATCATCCGGACCGTGTTCGAGCACGGCTTCCCAGCGAGCTCGGCGGCCGCTTTGGACGCCTTCAGGGACTTCATGATCAGCGTTTATTTGTCTTAG